A window of the Citrus sinensis cultivar Valencia sweet orange chromosome 9, DVS_A1.0, whole genome shotgun sequence genome harbors these coding sequences:
- the LOC127899861 gene encoding uncharacterized mitochondrial protein AtMg00310-like: MVGRKKISFFNDIKLRVLSKISSWTSKLFSSGGKEVLIKAVAQAMSVFKLPLGLCEDIQQAIASFWWGSKKEQRHIHWARWEKLCSAKGKGGLGFKDLSSFNQALVAKQSWRNIQFLSSLLAKVLKARYYKHTDFLNAKLGYQPSFIWRSIL, from the coding sequence ATGGTgggaagaaaaaagataagCTTCTTTAATGATATTAAACTAAGAGTTCTTAGTAAGATATCAAGCTGGACCAGCAAGCTCTTCTCAAGTGGAGGGAAAGAGGTGTTGATAAAAGCAGTGGCCCAGGCAATGAGTGTTTTCAAGCTTCCTTTGGGACTTTGCGAGGATATTCAACAAGCTATTGCAAGCTTTTGGTGGGGCTCGAAAAAGGAGCAAAGACATATCCATTGGGCGAGATGGGAAAAATTATGCAGCGCTAAAGGAAAAGGAGGCTTGGGTTTCAAAGATTTGTCAAGTTTTAACCAAGCTCTAGTTGCAAAGCAGAGCTGGAGGAACATCCAATTCCTGAGTTCTCTGCTAGCTAAAGTGTTAAAAGCTAGGTACTATAAGCATACAGATTTCCTTAATGCTAAGTTGGGATATCAACCGTCCTTCATTTGGAGAAGTATTCTCTAG